Proteins from a genomic interval of Bombus affinis isolate iyBomAffi1 chromosome 16, iyBomAffi1.2, whole genome shotgun sequence:
- the LOC126925228 gene encoding protein sel-1 homolog 1, with product MKLRKELILLLLVMSAASESDVSKKRSDNSEEEAEEDVSLEENAFERVQQLRALHDSILKMIPANEPYLNDKIIKRKEETENEPKTKDESPVMKNVWMKTMIAQTKNIDLLNSNLRIEEEDNETWGEEEQLEPLSDEPQEPLTPEQQEAELIFKKAQSLLNATRSNKEEAYKLLTSAAILGHREAWSMLAWAQLLGTQFGSASSGQDISAAYEIFKELAETGLPSAHMGMGFLYATGLGGVQASQAKALLHYTVAALGGDTRAQMALGYRHWAGITTPASCERALDFYRKVANKVAEEVSLSGGPVVQRIRLLDEQENPAYSSGIFDQDLIEYYQLLAKKGDIQAQVGLGQLHYQGGRGVPLDHERALQYFQHAADAGNPLAMAFLGKIYLEGSDIVKQDNETAYKYFKKAAELGNPVGQSGLGLMYLYGRGVERDTAKALQYFSQAAEQGWVDGQLQLGNMYFSGTGVRRDYKLANKYFSLASQSGHVLAFYNLAQMHATGTGMMRSCPAAVELLKNVAERGKWSDQLMVAHTDYREGRINEAFVNYALLAEMGYEVAQSNAAFILDKEETTILSEEEGLVRALALWARAAAQGYSTAQIKLGDAHYYGRGTKVDYEAAATHYRSASEQQHNAQAMFNLGYMHERGLGLAKDRHLAKRCYDLAAEASPDARIPVALALIKLSFFFGLEYLQEFSLADHLNKWDQLLGQNWDLYLIGLLTGMLSLIIYFRRPQPPPPPRIN from the exons ATGAAGCTAAGAAAAGAGTTGATTTTACTCTTGCTGGTGATGTCTGCTGCCTCAGAGTCAGATGTTTCCAAGAAACGATCAGATAATTCTGaggaagaagcagaagaagatGTTAGTTTAGAAGAAAATGCGTTTGAACGTGTGCAACAACTAAGGGCTTTGCATGACAGTATTTTGAAAATGATACCAGCCAATGAACCATATCTtaatgataaaattataaagAGGAAAGAGGAAACGGAAAATGAACCAAAAACAAAGGATGAAAGTCCTGTAATGAAAAATGTCTGGATGAAAACAATGATAGCTCAAACTAAAAATATAGATTTACTAAATAGTAATTTAAGAATTGAAGAAGAGGATAATGAAACATGGGGTGAAGAAGAGCAACTTGAACCTCTTAGTGATGAACCTCAAGAACCTCTTACTCCGGAGCAACAGGAAG CGGAATTAATATTTAAGAAGGCACAGAGTCTCTTAAATGCAACACGCTCAAATAAAGAAGAAGCCTATAAGTTATTAACTTCTGCAGCAATTCTGGGACATCGAGAAGCTTGGTCTATGTTAGCATGGGCTCAGTTGTTGGGTACACAATTTGGTTCAGCTTCTTCTGGTCAAGATATTTCAGCAGCTTATGAAATTTTTAAGGAACTTGCTGAAACTGGTTTACCATCTGCTCATatg GGTATGGGTTTTCTATATGCAACTGGATTAGGTGGAGTACAAGCATCACAAGCAAAGGCACTGCTACATTACACAGTAGCAGCACTTGGTGGAGATACTCGTGCACAAATGGCCTTAGGCTATCGTCACTGGGCTGGAATTACAACTCCAGCTTCTTGCGAGAGAGCTCTAGATTTTTATCGTAAAGTAGCCAACAAGGTTGCAGAAGAAGTTTCCCTTAGCGGAGGACCAGTTGTTCAGAGAATTAGACTTTTAGATGAACAGGAGAATCCAGCATACAGCTCAGGAATTTTTGATCAAGATCTAATAGAATATTACCAATTGTTAGCAAAAAAAGGAGATATACAAGCTCAGGTGGGATTAGGGCAATTACATTATCAAGGAGGAAGAGGTGTACCACTGGATCATGAAAGAGCATTACAATATTTTCAACATGCTGCTGATGCTGGAAATCCCCTTGCTATGGCTTTTCTAGGAAag atttatttAGAAGGCAGTGATATAGTTAAACAGGATAATGAAACAGCATACAAATACTTCAAAAAAGCTGCTGAACTTGGAAATCCTGTTGGTCAGAGTGGGTTAGGACTTATGTATCTTTATGGAAGGGGAGTTGAAAGAGATACTGCAAAAGCTCTTCAGTACTTTAGCCAAGCTGCAGAGCAAGGATGGGTTGATGGACAACTTCAACTTGGCAATATGTATTTCA GTGGTACAGGAGTAAGACGCGATTACAAATTAGCCAACAAGTATTTTAGTTTGGCTAGTCAGTCTGGTCATGTTTTGGCATTCTATAATTTGGCACAAATGCATGCTACTGGAACAGGCATGATGCGTAGTTGTCCAGCTGCTGTCGAACTTCTAAAAAATGTTGCAGAAAGGGGCAAATGGAGCGACCAGCTAATGGTTGCTCACACAGATTACAGAGAAGGTAGAATAAACGAGGCTTTCGTCAATTATGCTCTCCTTGCAGAAATGGGTTATGAAGTAGCACAGAGTAATGCTGCATTTATATTGGATAAAGAAGAAACTACAATATTATCAGAAGAAGAGGGATTAGTTAGGGCTCTTGCTTTATGGGCAAGAGCAGCTGCTCAAGGATATTCTACTGCTCAG ATCAAATTAGGAGATGCTCATTACTATGGTCGTGGAACAAAAGTTGACTATGAGGCTGCAGCTACTCATTATCGATCAGCATCTGAACAACAACATAATGCGCAAGCAATGTTTAACTTGGGATACATGCATGAACGTGGCTTGGGTCTTGCAAAAGATCGACATCTAGCCAAACGATGTTATGATCTAGCGGCTGAAGCTAGTCCAGATGCAAGAATTCCTGTAGCACTGGCTCtcattaaactttcatttttctttggACTGGAATATCTGCAAGAATTTAGCCTTGCTGATCATTTAAATAAGTGGGACCAGCTTTTGGGTCAGAACTGGGACTTATATCTTATCGGATTGCTCACTGGCATGCtcagtttaattatttattttcgcaGGCCACAACCACCACCTCCACCTAGAATTAACTAG
- the LOC126925244 gene encoding cilia- and flagella-associated protein 157 — translation MQRARRKKSKSKKKKVKKKCIDERETLSYEQEILDNNRQLARLRSRNEELEEQAELAKEKFRQLEEDRSDVIAHLKRSLEEKIEESKELSERLTALEELRKDELAAYKKKEEAMDNEYRTMENNLSAEVKLAAGKLNALEDWRLARLDLLQKFEKQEQEMAEQEKRHKEELYEAEKSVVVGKSVMQKEMKEHLQILSERLLKAVTLRITEVMNRAIHENVALNRDLDKLLKTNRELDAINIERKKTEQTLRLKCELFETETQIILNKTLKQRHAIHQVVEEYESLIMYYGQVQRSNVRLKQLQSILENIIKRKDALLDKEMKQYEKNILMARNENKRLVKLIQNKEKELDALKTILNTATIFLNEALQVAEKAYNNQQCLGKMAPKLLQSLMEILQTETITSAVDYSASEIDNIDCKYTLGCLGLIEPIKEGKVAKKGKKDIQEEIEEEESLKDLECIPSCLLSDISSSVSSPKE, via the exons ATGCAACGGGCTAGAAGGAAAAAAagcaaaagtaaaaaaaagaaagtgaaaaagaaatgTATCGACGAAAGGGAGACCCTGTCTTACGAACAAGAGATCTTAGATAACAACAGACAGTTGGCACG ATTGAGAAGTCGAAATGAAGAACTGGAGGAACAAGCAGAACTTGCAAAAGAGAAGTTCCGGCAGTTGGAAGAAGATCGCTCGGATGTAATCGCACATTTAAAAAGAAGTTTAGAAGAAAAAATCGAAGAGTCAAAGGAGCTTTCTGAAAGACTCACCGCTTTAGAAGAGTTGCGAAAAGATGAACTGGCTGCTTataagaagaaggaagaagcgATGGATAACGAATATCGCACGATGGAGAATAATTTGAGCGCAGAAGTTAAATTAGCTG CTGGTAAATTAAATGCACTGGAAGATTGGCGATTAGCCCGACTTGATCTGTTACAAAAATTCGAGAAACAAGAACAGGAAATGGCTGAACAGGAAAAGCGACATAAGGAAGAACTTTACGAAGCTGAGAAGTCTGTGGTAGTCGGGAAATCAGT GATGCAGAAAGAGATGAAAGAACATTTGCAAATTTTATCGGAGAGACTTCTGAAGGCGGTCACATTGCGGATAACGGAAGTCATGAATCGTGCAATTCATGAAAACGTGGCGTTGAATCGAGATCTTGATAAATTGCTAAAAACCAACAGAGAGCTCGATGCCATCAACATCGAACGCAAGAAAACGGAACAAACGTTAAGGCTGAAATGCGAATTGTTCGAAACCGAGACGCAGATAATATTGAATAAAACTCTGAAACAAAGGCATGCGATTCATCAAGTCGTCGAg GAATATGAATCGTTGATTATGTATTATGGACAAGTACAGAGAAGTAATGTTCGTCTGAAGCAATTGCAAAGTATcttagaaaatataattaaacgaAAAGATGCCCTCCTAGATAAGGAAATGAAACAGTACGAAAAAAATATCTTGATGGCTAGGAATGAAAATAAACGATTAGTGAAATTAATTcagaacaaagaaaaagaattggATGCACTTAAAACTATTTTGAATACTGCTACCATATTTCTTAACGAAGCTTTGCAG GTCGCAGAAAAAGCTTACAATAACCAACAATGCCTTGGAAAAATGGCACCAAAGCTATTGCAGTCTCTCATGGAAATATTGCAAACTGAGACCATTACTAGTGCCGTAGATTATTCAGCATCCGAG ATTGATAATATTGATTGTAAATACACATTGGGATGTTTGGGACTTATTGAACCCATTAAAGAAGGAAAGGTTGctaaaaaagggaagaaagatattcaagaagaaatagaagaagaagaatcatTGAAAGACTTGGAATGTATACCATCTTGCTTATTGAGTGATATTAGTTCTAGTGTTTCCTCTCCTAAAGAATAA
- the LOC126925268 gene encoding uncharacterized protein LOC126925268 gives MPRKKQGRGKTRKEKKEVNEDKEKQYFEEIIDVDENTTKNFEFLSNAPISKNDDFVFQSEKNWDVDVFKYSEFFTVDLKTLSAAIETISFNENVNIDAKYFTDDQLTDIYNTVERGKEKYNKILSDSEEMIVNNTRDEDKNRDSPENAADDLDFLLSCREPVTDPLTIVKSISLSSSSDSKITNKPNTSTKSLDLEKWLDSILDD, from the exons atgcCTAGAAAGAAGCAAGGAAG aggtaaaacaagaaaagaaaagaaggaagttAATGAAGACAAGGAAAAGCAGTACTTCGAAGAAATCATTGATGTAGATGAAAATACTACAaagaattttgaatttttatcaAATGCTCCAATTTCTAAAAATGATGACTTTGTTTTTCAATCAGAAAAAAATTGGGATGTTGATGTTTTCAAATATTCTGAATTTTTTACAGTTGATCTAAAAACATTATCTGCAGCAATAGAAACAATTTCATTTAATGAAAATGTTAACATTGATGCAAAGTATTTTACT GATGATCAATTAACAGATATCTACAATACTGTGGAACGAggtaaagaaaaatataataaaatattaagtgACTCAGAAGAGATGATTGTAAATAATACAAGAGATGAAGACAAAAATCGGGATTCACCAGAAAATGCAGCTGATGATTTAGACTTTTTATTGTCATGTCGTGAACCTGTGACTGATCCTTTGACAATTGTGAAATCTATATCTCTTTCTTCCAGCTCTG AttcaaaaataacaaataaaccCAATACGTCAACTAAATCTTTGGACTTAGAAAAGTGGCTAGATTCTATTTTGGATGATTAA
- the LOC126925256 gene encoding mitochondrial 2-oxodicarboxylate carrier-like, producing the protein MAHIEITQRKSSLIKEAIIQIGAGGSAGFVEACIMHPMDLIKTRFQLQVKMGTQDALYYTGIRDCMNKMYNNEGVAAFWKGILPPIIMETPKRAVKFFSFEQYKKFFNNHTSQSMAFFCAGFLTGVTEGILVNPFEVVKVQMQSNRKHINDSPSTIAVTRHILYNQGFGLNGLNKGLSATIMRNAIFNAFYFGIYRSIIPRLNKQKEYVPELFLKFAIGFTAGTVASCMNIPFDVAKSRIQGPQETIQYKGTLQTIYLVYQNEGFRALYKGLLPKILRLGPGGAIMLIVYDKMIAFLNMQFGD; encoded by the exons ATGGCACATATAGAAATTACCCAACGTAAATCAAGTCTTATAAAGGAGGCTATCATTCAGATTGGTGCAGGTGGTTCTGCAGGCTTTGTAGAAGCTTGTATAATGCACCCTATGGATCTTATTAAAACACGTTTCCAATTGCAAGTTAAAATGGGAACTCAAGATGCTCTTTACTATACAG GAATTAGAGATTGTATgaataaaatgtataacaaCGAGGGAGTTGCAGCATTTTGGAAAGGTATATTACCGCCAATTATCATGGAAACTCCTAAAAGAGCTGTGAAA TTTTTCTCGTTTGAACAGTACAAGAAGTTTTTTAATAATCACACGTCACAGTCAATG GCATTTTTTTGTGCTGGATTCTTAACAGGTGTAACAGAGGGAATTTTAGTAAATCCTTTTGAAGTAGTTAAAGTACAAATGCAGTCTAATCGTAAACATATCAATGATAGTCCATCAACTATTGCTGTTACTCGACATATTCTTTACAACCAAGGTTTTGGACTAAATGGTCTTAATAAAGGTTTATCTGCTACAATAATGAGAAATGCTATTTTCAATGCTTTTTATTTCGGGATTTATCGTTCTATTATTCCTCGACTGAATAAACAAAAAGAATATGTTCCAGAACTGTTTCTGAAG TTCGCTATAGGTTTTACAGCTGGAACAGTGGCATCTTGTATGAACATACCTTTTGATGTTGCTAAAAGTCGTATTCAAGGTCCACAAGAAACAATCCAGTATAAGGGTACTCTGCAAACTATTTACTTAGTTTATCAAAATGAAGg atttaGAGCCTTGTATAAAGGATTGTTACCAAAGATCTTACGATTAGGTCCAGGTGGTGCAATTATGCTTATAGTTTATGATAAAATGATAGCATTTCTCAATATGCAGTTTGgtgattaa